From Calothrix sp. PCC 6303, a single genomic window includes:
- a CDS encoding iron uptake porin codes for MRKLWKILFLSPMVLGAVFAANESAVAQTETVSPIQENTIPSATQTENRDTSMAQVTSVSQLSDVQPTDWAFQALQSLVERYGCIAGYPNGTYRGNRAMTRYEFAAGVNACLERVNELIATATADLVRKEDLDALRKLQEEFSAELATLRGRVDALEARTAELEANQFSTTTKLQGQIVGVISDVLSGDDVDGFNVKDENNTTLGARARIELVTSFTGKDTLFTRIQANNILNPDLGTPEGNLFFAGDAGDLNAVIDALWYKFPLGKSTEVIAIANAGAADDLTTTVNLFDGDGAFGALSTFGTRNPIYYNMDGAGLGVTQNFSDKLSLSLGYLATNANDPTPKNGLTDGAYGALAQLTFKPSDRISVGLTYINAYNQSLGTGSNRANFNVPSPLNGGITDLVDEVPFTSNSYGIQASIGISEKLVLGGWAGYTNATSLSTTAAFPDRGTADIWNWAVTLGLPDLGKKGNLAGLIVGMEPKVTSTSIDGLGKDKDTSFHLEAFYQYKVSDNITITPGVIWLTAPDHNNDNKDVVIGALRTTFSF; via the coding sequence ATGCGGAAGCTTTGGAAAATTTTGTTTTTGAGTCCAATGGTTTTAGGTGCAGTTTTCGCTGCAAACGAAAGTGCAGTAGCACAAACTGAAACTGTATCTCCCATCCAGGAAAACACCATTCCTTCAGCAACACAAACAGAGAATAGAGATACTAGCATGGCTCAGGTGACATCAGTGTCCCAGCTATCGGATGTACAGCCTACAGATTGGGCATTCCAAGCACTTCAATCACTGGTAGAACGCTATGGTTGCATTGCTGGATATCCAAATGGTACCTATCGTGGGAATCGAGCCATGACTCGATATGAGTTTGCCGCAGGTGTCAATGCTTGTTTGGAAAGGGTAAATGAACTTATTGCCACAGCTACCGCAGACTTAGTTCGGAAAGAGGATTTGGATGCATTACGCAAACTTCAGGAAGAATTTTCGGCAGAATTAGCAACACTGAGGGGACGTGTTGACGCTTTAGAAGCTAGAACTGCGGAATTGGAAGCAAATCAGTTTTCCACCACCACAAAACTCCAAGGACAAATTGTAGGAGTCATTAGTGATGTTTTGAGTGGTGATGATGTTGATGGTTTTAATGTCAAAGATGAAAATAACACCACCTTGGGAGCAAGGGCAAGAATCGAACTTGTCACCAGTTTTACAGGGAAAGATACCCTATTTACCCGGATTCAAGCGAATAATATTTTAAATCCCGATTTGGGTACACCGGAAGGTAACTTATTTTTTGCAGGTGATGCAGGGGATCTAAATGCAGTCATAGATGCACTGTGGTACAAGTTCCCCCTCGGCAAAAGTACAGAAGTGATTGCCATTGCCAACGCGGGTGCAGCAGATGATTTAACTACCACAGTCAACCTATTCGATGGTGACGGTGCATTTGGAGCTTTATCCACCTTTGGTACCCGCAACCCAATTTATTACAATATGGATGGTGCAGGGTTGGGAGTTACTCAGAACTTTAGTGATAAATTGTCATTGAGTCTAGGGTATTTAGCAACTAACGCCAATGATCCCACCCCCAAAAATGGTTTAACAGATGGAGCCTATGGTGCCTTAGCACAGCTAACATTTAAACCAAGCGATCGCATTAGCGTTGGATTAACCTATATTAATGCCTACAACCAATCTTTAGGAACAGGTAGCAACCGCGCTAACTTTAATGTTCCTTCTCCTTTAAATGGTGGAATCACCGATTTAGTTGATGAAGTTCCCTTCACCAGTAATTCCTACGGTATCCAAGCTTCTATTGGTATCAGTGAAAAACTTGTACTGGGAGGTTGGGCTGGATACACCAATGCCACTAGTTTATCAACCACAGCAGCCTTCCCAGACCGTGGGACAGCAGATATTTGGAACTGGGCAGTCACCCTCGGTTTACCGGATCTTGGTAAAAAAGGTAACTTAGCTGGGTTAATTGTTGGCATGGAACCAAAAGTTACAAGTACAAGCATCGACGGCTTAGGTAAAGATAAAGACACTTCCTTTCACCTAGAAGCCTTCTATCAATACAAAGTATCCGACAACATCACTATTACCCCTGGTGTGATTTGGCTAACAGCACCAGATCACAACAACGATAACAAAGATGTTGTAATTGGTGCATTGCGAACTACTTTTAGCTTCTAG